The nucleotide window gagataaatatataatttccaTAAAATAAGGCAAAAATGAAACAAGAGGACATTAACTTAGCTCCTAGATATATGGACAATAAACACAAGAATATTAAACCTGAGAAGAATTTGACAAACTCTCAAAGTGCTAAGGGcaactccatttaatttaattaaaagatttcataCAGGgagaaataaattcaaatatattaaaataattctgCTAAAAGCCAGTATAGCTGAATCCCAAATATAATGTACTCATTCACAAGTCATTGTATTGTGAATCTAAGCAATTACAATTTTCAAATACTTTTAACATGGAGATAAAGGTACCCTGTAGTTATATCTATATTGACTGCCACTTTTCCTACTCCACTATTTTTCCTAGTTTCTTGAAAAAACAATCGGTCAAGCAATATACAGCTGAAGGTAACAATACctgtaacaaaaaaaataaaaatactttcaaCACTAATAAGTTCTTCAATGTATTGTCAAACTACTACAataatccttaaaaaaatttaaaagttttcaactttttaaaataaatactacTTTAGAAGGGACATAATATTGTATGCAGATAAACTACTCACTTTAAAAATGAACACTGCTGCAATCAAGCCAGTTTGAGCATAGTCGAGCATGGCATACGCACGGCTAAGCAACGCTCCTTGTAATTTCTGTAAGCATTTATGGTTGCTGCTCAATATGCTATAATCTCAATAATGATTTCAAGTTATATTGTTTTACTTTTCAGATTTGTGCAAACATGTATTCACTGTGGTATGAAATTTTACCTAAAATCACCAATTAAAGAAGGAAATTGAAATTATACCTGCAACCAAGGTGGGCCATGAAGTCTGTCACGTTCACGGCTACGTATCTTTGAAATTCTAGAAGAATTATCCATCTACCTTGACATAAAAAAAGTGAGGaacaaaatattatgaaaatttaaattcatatatatatatatatatatatatatccaagaACAGAGATAAAGTTTTATGCATATGTTCACAAGTTGCTACTTCAAATTCTTAAACATTCTAACTATATCTATTACCAGTTCTTGCCCTGTAGCTCGACAAACATGAATTCCAAGAGCATGCAACCCAACAGAATAGAACCCAGTAGCATCCAGCAGATATAGGAGCTGGTATGTAAATGATAATCCTGCATTATGAAGGCTCAGTTAAAAAGGGTACTTGAAGACAGCTAAGACATTGACAtattatttcaaagaaaaattattcCAAGGATCATGATTGCATTCATTCTCACTCCAAAGCAAACAATGTCAGTTTCAAAGAAACCAACATTAAAAACTGATTTCCAGGGAACAAGTTTATGTCCAATATACAAAGAAGccaactttaattttgaaggTTTACAGCATATTTCAAggcttaaaaattaataagatcaTAAATCAATAAGATGGAATTTTATTACAGCTCATGCTTGACTTTTGTTTCAGAACAAAGAGAATATTCAACCTCTTACCACTGAAGAATAAATTAACCATTGCAATATTCTGTtcatgttaattttataaatgttcAGCATTATACCAATAAAGACATGATAAGAACTTAAAGTTCCACGTACCTTCACAGCTAGCATGCACCCATGGATAGCAAGCAAAAATGATTTTCTGAATTTTCCTTGACAAACGTGTTCTAACAGATGTTTCTGTTTCCAAAGTTCCATCAGAAACAAGAGAACCTCCCCCATCATCAAAATAGTCAGCATCACCAAATCTCTCAGCACCAGGACCCCATAAACTGGCTTGCAACCTAGCTTCCCTTTCTTTGTTATAGACTGAATTCAACTTCGACTTAAGATACGGCAACACAACCTAAACAATAAGAGAAAAGCCACAGATAAAAATGCCTCATCTAGCAATGTTGTCAAGGGAAGGAGTATATGAATTTATAGAAGCAACTGAATGaccaaaaatcaaacaattaattGGAAAAACACAGCCAGACATAGAATCAGAATACAATACCATAAATACAACCGAAAGAACTTTCTGACGCTTTTCTAATCCAGAATGCTGAATGCCGTCACTTGTCTTCAGTTTGGCATCATCCATTTTTACCTTTATTCTCACAGCTCTCCTTCGCAAACCATAGAGCGATTCAGAAAAAGAGGCATCTGAAATGcatgttaaacaaaaaaaagagatttagCAGACAGAACCCATTGCTATTAAAACAGTAAAAGACCCAATGGAATGCCCATTTTACATGCAGACCATGGTTACTGAAAATCATATCTGTTGAGCTATGGCATCCACAGGGCCAATCAACATAGAATGAAGATTATTAACTAAGTGGGAGCTTTTTACTTCCTAtaagatttataaaattatagattaGAATGTTGATGGAAAGATACCACATAGATCCTGGCACAATGGAGCCCACTAAATTTATGCAACAGAATTGGTTGAATATCCAATAAACCTTTTATGTCAAATGGAAGAGCTGAATATTATTCGTACAAATAATGGCTCAAATCAGGCAGTTCCAAAGCAATTTGCAGAGTTCAAACGGCAAGAACATTAGCATTTGCCAAGTAAAGAATATATTTCTAGTAACAGGAAAACCACATAATCTGTAAGACACTAAGCATTAATAGCAAAGAAGAAAACCTGTGTTTCGTAAACTATGGGTTTCAAGAACCAAcataagcaaagaaaagaattcATCTTCATAGTCTAAAAGCTTGTGGAGAAACGGTCTTCTTAATGCCAACAcctgcaaaatcacacacacaTAATGGCTAacatatcattttcaatttaacaCAACAATCGAGCATCGATGAGTTTACTGGTGCAGAGCTTAGGTTAAACAGCAAAAGGCAAGTACTTTTGTTGCTTCTAAAGTCAAAATTAGCTTAATTTTCAGTTTAGGAATGACAGTGaagttataaaatttcaacTCGAAAGAGTAAAGATTTTAAGAATTAAACAAtcggacaaaaaaaaaaaccagatcACATCACAGCTTAAAACGGAAGGGAAATTCAGTGAAAAACGTGGAAAGCATCACTAAACTCAAATGGGTACACAATAATTTCAGTTAGAAGAAAGAAAAGcgaaaaattaaggaaaataaataaagggcTTACGCCAATAGAGTAAGTAAGAGCGGCTCGAAGACTGGCGGGGAGTTGTTGAGCAGCGGCCATCTCGAAGAAGGTAGGACGCGTCCCTTGTCCTGCCACTTGAAACAACATCTTTGTTTTGATGATTCAATAGTTGTCgccaataatttgaattatgcctcgaaagaagaaaattttctgtGTTTGCTGCTATATCTTGCTTGTGAAGATGAATCCCATCACAGCCgtgatttgaaataaaaaatatatatatactcaaaattggattttgtttatttttattatatttagagaATATGAtgctttattatttcatttttcttttaagccAATTTGTTATGAATGTGATGCAGCCAAATTCAACCTCACATTCTTTGCCTTTTGGAAGGGGCAGCTGTCtctatatcattttctttttcacttaatttatgttttgtttgattattttattctatgttTTGAAAGTTCATCTTTCAGGTAATAAAGATCTTTGTGATGTAATGGCACATCCTTTTACAAGTTTGTGTGATCATCTCcattaaagggtgaaaacttgacaAGACAATCACATATATTGAGATATGCTTTTTACTTGCATTATTTGAAAGGCAAATGAGAAATGAGGTTCAAATTAGTTGTATCTCTATACATATAAACAGTCACCTTACGTGAACCATTATTCTAGGAAGAAGAGACACAAAAGTTACAAATTCTACTGTCAGCTTTCAGTGCAAATTCAATCCCACATTCAACATAACATTGAAATCTGAGTCTTCCTGTCTTTGTTAATATGAAATAGTAAAGCCTGACTGTTAAAAACTCCTAAATTGAATAATCTTATGTCTAAATGAGAAATATAGACCAACCAATGTCAAGTCTACAGGGTGATCAGTCAGATGCAGATTTCACTGAACATTCTGCTGTGTCGTTCATTCTTGCTCGTTTTGTGTTAGTGTGACTTGATTCATCATCATCCAGGTCAACAGCATCGGTTTCTGGGGACTTCTGCTTCTTGCTTGAATTCTGGGGACTTTCAACAAATGTAGCGTTT belongs to Mangifera indica cultivar Alphonso chromosome 2, CATAS_Mindica_2.1, whole genome shotgun sequence and includes:
- the LOC123208404 gene encoding peroxisome biogenesis protein 12 — protein: MLFQVAGQGTRPTFFEMAAAQQLPASLRAALTYSIGVLALRRPFLHKLLDYEDEFFSLLMLVLETHSLRNTDASFSESLYGLRRRAVRIKVKMDDAKLKTSDGIQHSGLEKRQKVLSVVFMVVLPYLKSKLNSVYNKEREARLQASLWGPGAERFGDADYFDDGGGSLVSDGTLETETSVRTRLSRKIQKIIFACYPWVHASCEGLSFTYQLLYLLDATGFYSVGLHALGIHVCRATGQELMDNSSRISKIRSRERDRLHGPPWLQKLQGALLSRAYAMLDYAQTGLIAAVFIFKMMEWWYQSAEERMSAPTVYPPPPPPPPPQVAKEGIPLPPDKTICPLCSQKRANPSVVTASGFVFCYACIFKYISQYKRCPVTLIPASVEQIRRLFHDV